In Quercus lobata isolate SW786 chromosome 12, ValleyOak3.0 Primary Assembly, whole genome shotgun sequence, a genomic segment contains:
- the LOC115970535 gene encoding uncharacterized protein LOC115970535, giving the protein MLPAFNQTSHVHLSLSQREKWRSLLWVQGTSIWSWFVHHKLSVLSKECRAGFVHHKSCAELPLGLHHPSHPNHPLILFDPFTYLDDNKEEFDRFSKCDVCGEKSDEYSYCCYRCNFNIHIRCSSLPLTIQTEVHDHQLTRTWKLLKFTCDFCGKEGNLPYLCAQCDFGIHSRCAACPRRLKVFRHNHPLHLTPSLEVHQSDSPICLLCVRKVDTLCLYYCSICDFAAHLYCAMLPQNREYINLQELKEEQPTESKSEDPELHQSFDSEICKVKKTTVGEDGTEIATEIKHFSHEHDLKLTDEIPNNTKCNGRYADSANAYWTGFFSSHPASLEALCLSSKWILFGMTSVSLCLGVYVE; this is encoded by the exons ATGCTACCAGCCTTCAATCAAACATCTCATGtgcatctctctctttctca ACGAGAGAAGTGGAGATCCTTGTTATGGGTGCAGGGAACCAGTATTTGGTCCTGGTTCGTTCATCATAAATTGTCGGTTCTCAGTAAAGAATGCAGAGCAGGGTTCGTTCATCATAAATCATGTGCTGAACTACCCCTTGGGTTGCACCATCCCTCACACCCAAATCATCCTCTTATTCTCTTCGATCCATTTACATATCTTGATGACAACAAAGAAGAATTTGACAGATTTAGCAAATGCGATGTCTGCGGAGAAAAGAGTGATGAATACAGTTATTGTTGTTACCGTTGCAACTTCAACATTCACATCAGATGTTCTTCTTTACCACTCACCATCCAAACTGAAGTCCATGACCACCAATTGACCCGCACTTGGAAGCTGTTGAAGTTCACTTGCGACTTCTGTGGCAAAGAAGGCAATCTGCCCTACCTTTGTGCCCAATGCGATTTCGGTATACATTCACGTTGTGCTGCTTGCCCACGCAGACTGAAAGTTTTCCGTCACAACCACCCTCTCCACCTCACCCCTTCTCTTGAAGTCCATCAATCCGACTCTCCAATTTGCCTACTCTGTGTTCGAAAAGTGGATACACTCTGCCTTTACTATTGCTCAATATGCGATTTTGCTGCCCACCTCTATTGTGCTATGCTTCCCCAAAACAGAGAGTACATAAATTTGCAGGAACTTAAAGAGGAGCAGCCCACCGAGTCAAAATCTGAAGATCCAGAGCTCCATCAATCCTTTGACTCAGAAATTTGCAAAGTCAAAAAAACCACTGTGGGGGAGGACGGAACTGAAATAGCCACAGAAATCAAACACTTCAGTCACGAGCATGATTTGAAGCTTACTGATGAGATTCCGAATAACACAAAATGCAACGG AAGGTATGCAGATAGCGCAAATGCTTATTGGACTGGCTTTTTCTCTAGTCACCCAGCTAGCCTTGAAGCACTATGTCTGAGTTCTAAGTGGATATTATTTGGTATGACATCAGTGTCGCTCTGCCTTGGTGTTTATGTTGAATAA